A stretch of the Fundidesulfovibrio soli genome encodes the following:
- a CDS encoding CpaF family protein: MPPRPEVAKNAETYHDIKMRLHDRLIELMDLTRLESMPPEVFRSEVAKLSEKLLNDDFRDVPLNQGERERLVREIHDEMRGHGPLEPFLHDPTVNDILVNTFDRVYVERNGKLELTEARFKDNSHLKKIIDRIVNRVGRRVDETTPMVDARLPDGSRVNVIIPPLSIDGPVLSIRKFSKDPLELSDLIRFKSIPQEMSEILQSIVRGRMNILISGGTGSGKTTLLNCLSRFIPNDERIVTIEDAAELQLKQEHVVRLETRPANLEGKGEVAQRDLVRNSLRMRPDRIIVGEVRGAEALDMLQAMNTGHDGSLATVHANTPRDALMRLETMMYMAGFNMTSSSLKRYISSAIDVVVQIARLSDGTRKMISFQEITGMEGEVITMQEIFAFEQHGLAADGKVRGRYVSRGIRPRFSERIEAKGFKLPGNLFVQRTMLDI, encoded by the coding sequence ATGCCGCCACGCCCCGAAGTGGCGAAGAATGCCGAGACGTATCACGACATCAAGATGCGGCTGCACGACCGCCTGATCGAGCTCATGGATCTCACGCGCCTCGAGTCCATGCCGCCCGAGGTGTTCAGGTCGGAGGTGGCCAAACTGTCCGAGAAGCTTCTGAACGATGACTTCCGCGACGTGCCTTTGAACCAGGGCGAGCGCGAGCGCCTGGTGAGGGAAATCCACGACGAGATGCGGGGACACGGCCCCCTGGAGCCCTTCCTGCACGATCCCACGGTCAACGACATACTCGTCAACACGTTCGACCGCGTCTACGTTGAGCGCAACGGCAAGCTGGAACTCACCGAGGCACGTTTCAAGGACAATTCGCACCTCAAAAAGATCATCGACCGCATAGTGAACAGGGTGGGCCGTCGGGTTGACGAAACAACGCCCATGGTGGACGCCCGCCTGCCCGACGGTTCGCGCGTCAACGTCATCATCCCTCCGCTGTCTATCGACGGGCCAGTGCTCTCCATCCGCAAGTTCTCCAAGGACCCGCTGGAGCTTTCGGACCTGATCCGGTTCAAATCCATTCCGCAAGAAATGAGCGAAATCCTCCAGAGCATCGTCAGGGGCAGGATGAATATCCTCATCTCGGGCGGCACAGGCAGCGGAAAAACCACACTCCTCAACTGCCTCTCGCGGTTCATCCCCAACGACGAGCGCATCGTCACCATCGAGGACGCCGCGGAATTGCAGCTCAAGCAGGAGCACGTCGTGCGCCTCGAAACCAGGCCCGCCAACCTGGAGGGCAAAGGCGAGGTCGCCCAGCGCGATCTGGTCAGGAACTCGCTGCGCATGCGTCCGGACAGGATCATCGTGGGCGAGGTGCGCGGCGCGGAAGCCCTCGACATGCTTCAGGCCATGAACACAGGCCACGACGGCTCCCTGGCCACCGTCCACGCCAACACGCCCCGGGACGCGCTGATGCGCCTCGAGACCATGATGTACATGGCCGGCTTCAATATGACCTCCAGCTCGCTCAAACGCTACATCAGCTCGGCTATCGACGTGGTGGTGCAGATCGCCCGCCTCTCCGACGGCACCCGCAAGATGATCAGCTTCCAGGAGATCACAGGCATGGAGGGCGAAGTCATCACCATGCAGGAAATCTTCGCCTTCGAGCAACATGGCCTGGCCGCGGATGGCAAGGTACGCGGGAGGTATGTCAGCAGGGGGATCAGGCCGCGCTTCTCGGAACGCATCGAGGCCAAAGGTTTCAAGCTCCCAGGAAACCTCTTCGTGCAGCGCACCATGCTCGACATATAG
- a CDS encoding pilus assembly protein TadG-related protein, translating into MKEFQTDTRQGGSVAVVVALALVVLAGFGAFAVDLGYLKWKRGQMQAAADAAAMAGAASLVSFGTDTAKISAEAVNFGQANVQAADSPGAAVRTQDVTIDTVAGYVEVTAGLTAARGNPVSLFLGPVLGKNFADVSATARAAIYCVTNSRCLKPWVVPTKFTWNDLADPAKKYNNNGKLDTKSNLEMASVNVQGYSEADVGTQIVLKQGDPQDTIAPGQYNPIDFPPANRGNPVPGGNEYRTNISGCTGSSNSDVSVGDFLKMEPGNMTGPTKQGIEDLIASDPGAHWDSATKSIVGSNQTDPLNSPRVGMIAFYDPRDPPSSGRDTVKVYQLGAVFIEGINGSGDVTARFIKDMATAPSPEPAGNCGTLFGVGLVRDSSR; encoded by the coding sequence ATGAAGGAGTTCCAGACAGATACCAGGCAGGGTGGCTCCGTGGCCGTGGTTGTGGCCTTGGCGCTGGTCGTGCTTGCGGGATTCGGCGCATTCGCAGTCGACCTGGGATACCTCAAATGGAAGCGCGGCCAGATGCAGGCGGCGGCTGACGCCGCGGCCATGGCAGGGGCGGCGTCACTGGTCTCATTCGGCACCGACACGGCGAAAATCAGTGCCGAGGCAGTGAACTTCGGTCAGGCCAACGTCCAAGCCGCCGACAGCCCCGGCGCAGCCGTGCGCACCCAGGACGTGACCATCGACACCGTCGCGGGCTATGTCGAGGTGACCGCGGGGCTCACCGCGGCAAGGGGCAATCCGGTATCCCTCTTCCTCGGCCCGGTGCTCGGCAAGAACTTCGCCGACGTGTCCGCCACAGCCAGGGCGGCGATCTACTGCGTCACCAACTCGCGCTGTCTCAAGCCGTGGGTGGTACCCACCAAGTTCACCTGGAACGACTTGGCCGATCCAGCCAAGAAATACAACAACAACGGCAAGCTGGACACCAAGAGCAATCTTGAGATGGCCTCGGTGAATGTTCAAGGGTATTCCGAGGCGGATGTCGGCACGCAGATCGTCCTCAAACAGGGAGACCCGCAGGACACAATCGCCCCGGGCCAGTACAACCCCATTGATTTTCCGCCGGCCAACAGGGGCAATCCCGTCCCCGGCGGCAACGAATACAGGACCAACATCTCAGGATGCACGGGCTCCAGCAATTCCGACGTGTCCGTAGGCGATTTCCTCAAGATGGAACCCGGCAACATGACAGGCCCCACCAAGCAGGGCATCGAAGACCTCATCGCATCGGACCCGGGCGCGCACTGGGACTCCGCCACCAAGTCCATTGTCGGCAGCAACCAGACAGACCCTCTCAACAGCCCCAGAGTGGGCATGATCGCCTTCTACGACCCCCGGGATCCTCCATCATCGGGGCGCGACACCGTGAAGGTCTATCAGTTGGGCGCGGTATTCATCGAAGGCATAAACGGCAGCGGCGACGTAACGGCTCGGTTCATCAAGGACATGGCCACAGCCCCTTCACCGGAGCCCGCGGGCAACTGCGGCACACTGTTCGGCGTTGGCCTCGTCAGGGACTCGAGCCGCTAG
- a CDS encoding TadE/TadG family type IV pilus assembly protein gives MKPHSHTNPGENGTAAIEFVLMALFILGPLTAMIIDYGQILNVQNIITRAAEQGAMAAGNADPPGPVVNSMLASAGLDTALASTSISAGSLTGTQGSPVAVTVTYNLSGLVFFPWPNFMQSLTTATATATVRHL, from the coding sequence ATGAAACCGCACAGCCATACCAACCCGGGTGAAAACGGGACCGCAGCCATCGAGTTTGTGCTGATGGCCCTGTTCATTCTCGGCCCGTTGACGGCGATGATCATCGATTACGGGCAGATACTGAACGTGCAGAACATCATCACCCGCGCCGCCGAACAAGGCGCCATGGCCGCGGGGAACGCCGATCCGCCCGGCCCAGTGGTGAACAGCATGCTCGCCAGCGCCGGCCTGGACACGGCATTGGCGTCAACGAGCATCTCCGCCGGTTCCCTTACAGGCACGCAAGGCTCGCCCGTAGCGGTGACCGTGACCTACAACCTTTCAGGACTGGTGTTTTTCCCGTGGCCGAACTTCATGCAAAGCCTCACTACTGCAACGGCGACTGCCACGGTCCGCCATCTTTAG
- a CDS encoding TadE/TadG family type IV pilus assembly protein, which produces MKTLEEKRKNMGGATVVEFALILLPLLLLLLGCMEFGRYFWAQHVLSSAAAEGARMAILSDVTDGEVGARIEQVVSDGGIQATPSYSISARSPGQPITVTVSVPYEVIALGGFVPGMLGVTQVSGSSIMVGQP; this is translated from the coding sequence ATGAAAACACTCGAGGAAAAACGGAAGAACATGGGTGGGGCGACGGTTGTGGAGTTCGCCTTGATCCTGTTGCCGCTGCTTCTTCTGCTGCTGGGGTGCATGGAGTTCGGCCGCTATTTCTGGGCGCAGCACGTGTTGAGCTCCGCCGCGGCAGAAGGTGCGCGCATGGCGATCCTGAGCGATGTCACCGACGGCGAGGTGGGCGCGCGCATAGAGCAGGTCGTCAGCGACGGAGGAATCCAGGCCACGCCGTCATATTCCATCTCCGCCAGGTCCCCGGGGCAACCCATCACCGTCACGGTGAGCGTCCCGTACGAGGTCATCGCCCTCGGCGGTTTCGTGCCGGGAATGCTGGGGGTCACCCAGGTGTCCGGTTCTTCGATCATGGTGGGGCAGCCATGA